DNA sequence from the bacterium genome:
GATGGGCAAGGTTCGCGAAGAGTTCCGGCTGCCGCTGTGCGGGATGTCCGACGCCAGCCGGAAGGTCCTCGCGAAGGTCCTCTCGGACCTGAAGATCGTGTAGGGGGGCGGACTTGTCCGGTGTCGTGGTCTGCGGTGCGATGGGGAGGATGGGGAGGGCGGTCCTCGGCATCCTGAAGGAGGGCGCGCACGGGTTTACCCTCGCCGGCGCGGTCGAGGCGGCGGGGCATCCCCTGCTCTCCCGGGACGCCTTCGAGGCGGCCGGGGCCGGAAGGGCGGGGGTTCCCGTCACCGACGACTTCGCGAAGGCGGTCGCCGCCGCGGACGTGGCGATCGATTTCACGGGGCCCGACACTTCGGCGCGCAACGCCGGGATGGCCGCCGCCGCGGGGAAGCCGATCGTCATCGGGAGCACGGGGCTCGGTCCGGCCCACATGGAGCGGATCCGGAACGCGGCGGCGAAGGTGGCGATCGTCCAATCCCCCAACATGAGCGTCGGGGTGAACCTGATGTTCAAGGTGGCGGCCGACGTGGCGCGGGTGCTGGGGGAGGAGTACGACGTGGAGATCGTCGAGACGCACCACCGGTTCAAGAAGGACGCTCCCTCGGGAACGGCGGTTCGTCTCGCCGACGCGGTGGCGGCCGCCCTCGGGCGGACGATGGAAGAATCGGGGGTGTACGGGCGCCGGGGGATGGTCGGCGAGCGCCCCCGCAAGGAGATCGGCGTCTTCGCCGTCCGCGCCGGGGACGTCGTGGGGGACCACACGCTCATCTTCGGCGGAATCGGCGAGCGGTTCGAGATCACCCACCGGGCCCACAGCCGGGACACCTTCGCCCGCGGCGCCGTGCGGGCGGCCGCGTGGATCCTCGGCAAACCGCCGGGGCTCTACGACATGGCGGACGTCCTGGGAGCGGGGAAATGAGGATCGCGCGATTCGAAACCGGGGGCGGGCCCCGGTACGGCGTGATCGACCCGGGGAACGGGATCATCCGGGAGATCGCGGGGGAGCCGTTCGGCCCCGTCGAGGCGACCGGCGTCGCGCGGCGGCTCGAAGAGGTCCGCCTCCTCGCCCCGGTGGCCCCCGGCAAGATCGTGGCGGTGGGCCTCAATTACAGGGACCACGCCCGCGAGATGGGGAAGACGATCCCCGAGGAGCCTCTCCTGTTCCTCAAGGCTCCCTCCGCGCTGAACGATCCCGGGGGGGAGATCGTCTACCCGCCGCAGTCGCGGCGCGTGGATTACGAGGCGGAGCTCGCGGTCGTGATCGGCCGGGTGTCGAAGAACGTGAGGGAGAAGGACGCCGCCGCGCACATCCTCGGCTACACCTGCATCAACGACGTGACCGCACGCGACCTCCAGGCGAAGGACGTTCAGTACACCCGCGCCAAGGGGTTCGACACGTTCGCCCCGCTCGGGCCCTGGATCGTCACCGATTTCGATCCGGCCGAAGCGCCCGTCCGCTGCCTCGTGAACGGCGAGGTCCGGCAGAACGGCAACACGCGGGAGATGGGCGCATCCGTCTTCCGGCTGGTCGAATTCATCTCTTCCGTCATGACGCTCTTTCCGGGGGACGTGATCGCGACCGGAACGCCCCCCGGCGTCGGATCGCTCCACGTGGGGGATGTCGTGACCGTCGAGGTGGGCGGGATCGGCGTCCTCGTCAACCGTGTCGTCGCTCCGGGGGAGTAGGGGGACACTCCTTTTCATATCGTCGGGATAACCAGGAGTGTCCCCCACTGCCGAAGGGAGGCGGTTCTCCTCCTGGGGAGCAACCAGGGGAGACGGGTCCGGCGGATCCGCGACGCCGTGGACCGCCTTTCCCGCGAGACGGAACTGCTCGCCGTCTCACGGATGTACGCGAGCGAGCCGTTCGGGCGATCCCGCCAGCCGTGGTTCCTCAACCTGGCGGTCCGTGCGGCGACGGGACATTCCCCTTGGGGACTGCTCGCGCTCGCGAAGGGGCTCGAACGGGAGGCAGGCCGCCGGGGCGCCGCACACTGGGGTCCCAGGACGCTGGACGTCGACATCCTTCTTCTGGGGGACACGGTGATCGACCTGCCGGAACTTGTGATTCCGCACGCGGCGATGGCGCGGCGCCGTTTCTGCCTCCTGCCCGCCGCCGAAGTGGCCCCCGACGCGGTTGTTCCCATGCACGGCCGCACCGTCGCGCAGTTGCTGGACGCGTGCGAAGATCCCCTCGAGGTGATCGTGTTATGAAAAGAACCGGCATTCTCCTGCGTCTCGCGCTTCCGCTGGCACTCGCGGCGACCCTTTCGTTTTCCGGATGCAAAAAGAAGCAGCCGCCCCCCCCGGCGGGGGAGGGGGAACCGATCCGGCTGAACGCCGCCGCCGATATCACGAATTACAAGGAGATCCTGCGGAAGGATCCGACCAACCTGCAGGCGCTGATCGGCATCGGCAACCTCTACTACGACACGAATCGGGATCTGCTTGCGATCGAGAACTACCGGAAAGCGCTCGCGATCGACCCGACGAACACGGACGTGCGGACCGACATGGCGGTCTGCTACCGCCGCAGCGGGAACCCCGTCCTGGCGGTCGAGGAGCTCAAGAAGGCGATTTCCATCACCCCGCGGCACGCGCAGTCCCGCTACAACCTCGGGGTGATCCTCATTCAGGACATGCACGATATCGAGGGGGGGATCAAGGCGTGGGAAGCGCTCCTCGAAAATGTGCCGGACTACCCGTATCGGGACAACCTGAAGGCAGAGATCGCGAGGATGCGCTCGGCGGAGGGGGCCGGCAGGCAGGAGTACAAGTAGATTCGCAAAGTATGATCCGGTAGCATCTTTCTGTTGACATCCGTTTTCCGATCCAATATAGATAACAATGTTTTGTTATGAAACGATTCCGCCCGCCGGGGGATATCCATGGTCCGTCGAGACAAGTCGAATTATATCATCCAGTCTGTCGCCCACGCCCTCGATGTTCTTGAGGAATTCCGGAATGAAACGGAGGAGTTGGGAGTCACCGAGCTCAGCAAAAAGCTGAAACTCCACAAAAACAACGTCTTCCGCATTCTCGCGACGCTCCAGTCCCGCAACTACATCGAGCAGAACCGGGCCAATGACAACTACCGCCTCGGGATCAAGTGCCTCGAGCTGGGCCAGACCTTCATCCACCAGCGCGGGCTCCTGAAACAGGCCAGGCCGATCCTGCAGGAACTTGCCGAGACCACGGAGGAGACGAGCTACATCTCCATCCTTCGGGGGAGCGAGGTGGTCTACCTCGATTCGGTGGAGACCTCTTCGACGGTCCGCGTCATCTCCCGAGTCGGGCTGCACATGCCGATCCACGCCACCGCCGCGGGGAAGGCCATGGTCTCCCATGACTCCGACGAGGAGCTGCGAAAGCTGTTTTCCGGCGAGCTCCCCAGCTTCACGAAGGCCACCCGGACCGATTGCGACGATCTCCTCAAGGAGATCGCGCTCGTCCGGGAACGTGGGTACGCCACCGACCTCGAGGAATTCGAGGTCGGGCTGCGCTGCATCGGCGCCCCCGTGCGCGATTACACCCGCAAGGTGGTCGGCGCGATCAGCGTGTCCGGCCCGGCGCACCGGCTTACCGACGACAGGATCGCCACCGTGGTCGGCCCGGAGCTCGCGCGGGCGGGGAAAGCCCTCTCGGCGCGCCTCGGTTTCCGGGAATAGCCGGGCCCGCCCTTCCGCCGAAATTTCCTCGCCTTGACTTGGTCATGGGGGGAAGGTACCTTCCAGAGTGAATGGAGATTCATTCATGAGGGAGGGGGGAGCGATGGGGAGGGGCGGACCGAACAGCGGTGGTGAGAAGCGGGACCGGATCCTTCGAGCCGCCGTAAAGATCTTCTCCCGGAAAGGGTTCTTCAACTCGAGGGTGTCGGAGATCGCCCGGGCCGCGGAAGTCGCGGACGGGACCATCTATCTGTACTTCCGGAACAAGGACGACCTGCTGATCTCCCTGTTCGAAGAGAAGATGGGGGAGGTGGTGGAGGATGTGCGCCGGCGGATCGCCGCCGGCGGGAACGCCATCGGGAAACTCAGGATCTTCATCGAAAACCACATGGATCTCCTGGAGCGCGAGGCCGGGCTCGTCGAGGTTCTCCAGGTGGAGCTGCGGCAGAGCACGAAGTTCCTGAAGGACTACACCCCGGTCAAATTCTTCGAGTACCTCGAAGTCATCAGCGATATCCTCGAGGAAGGAAAGAGGCAGGGGGACCTCCGCCCGGACCTGAACGTCAGCATCGCGCGGCGCGCCATCTTCGGCGCGCTGGACGAGTTGTCCCTCACGTACATCCTTTCGAGGAAACCGAAGTATCATCCGACCGTGACCGCCGCCGAGCTGTGCCGCCTCCTGCTGGAGGGTCTGTGCGTGCCCGGGGCGGCCGCCGGGGAGGGCTGACGGCATGCTGGGGTTCGATCCGACGCCGGAGCAGGAGGCGCTCCGGGAGATGACCCACAAGTTCGCGGCCAACGAGATCCGGCCGCGGGCGGCGGAGTGGGACCGGGACGCCGTCTTCCCGCTGGATCTGTTCCGGAAGGCGTTCGACCTCGGGCTGATGACCGGGTTCATCCCGGAAATCCACGGGGGGCAGGGACTGACGATGCTCGATACGTGCATCCTCGAGGAGGAGATCTCCTGGGGATGCTCGGGGGTCGCCACGTCGATGAACGCCAACGCGCTCGCGCTGGGGCCGATCCTCCTGGCCGGCACCGGGGAGCAGAAGCGGGCGTTCGTCCAGCCGTTCGCCACGGAGTTCCGGTTCGCTTCCTTCTGCATGACCGAGCCGGGCGCGGGCTCGGACGCCGGCGGGATCGCCACGACGGCCCGCCGGGACGGCGACGGATACGTGCTGAACGGCCGGAAGTGCTTCATCACGAACGGCGCGCACGCCTCCCAGTACACCGTGTTCGCCTCGACCGACCGGTCCCGGGGACACAGGGGGCTGTCGGCCTTCGTCGTCCCGCGGGAGACGCCCGGAGTCTCCACGGGGAAGAAGGAGGACAAGATGGGGCAGCGCGCTTCCGAGACGTCCGACGTCCTTTTCGAGGATGTCCGGGTCCCCGAGGCGAACCGGCTCGGGGCGGAGGGAGAGGGGTTCAAGATCGCCATGCGGACGATCGACTACGCGCGCGCGGGGGTGGCCGCGATGGCCGTGGGCGTCGCCCGGGCGGCGTATGAGCACGCGGCGGAGTACGGGCGCCAGCGGGTCCAGTTCGGTCAGCCGATCGCGATGAACCAGGCGATCCATTTCCTGCTCGCGGACATGGCGACCGACATCGAGGCGGCCCGGCTGCTGACATGGAAGGCGGCGTGGCTCGCGGACCAGGGGAGGCGGAACACGAAGGAATCGTCCTTCGCCAAGGCGTTCGCGGCCGACCTGGCGATGCGCGTCGCCACCGACGCGGTCCAGATCTTCGGGGGGTACGGCTACATGAGGGATTACCCCGTGGAGAAGCTGATGCGGGACGCGAAACTGCTGCAGATCTACGAGGGGACCAGCCAGATCCAGCGGATGGTCATCGCGAAGGAAACCCTGATGCGCTAACCGTCGCGGCGCGCCAGCGCGAGCAACCCCTCCGCCGCTTCGCCGAGTTCCCGTCTCCCTTCCAGGTGAGCGAGGAACCGCTCCGGGATTCCCGACTCCCCGACGTACGCGCCGCACAGCGCGCCCGCCATCGCGGCGATGGCGCGCGCATCCCCTCCGTGGCGGACCGCCGGCACCACCGCCTCGGCGAAGTCCCCCGGCGAGCGAAGGAAGCATCCGAGGGAGAAGGGGATCCCCTCGTGCGCCGCCGTCCCGTTCCCGAGCGCCTCCTGCATCTCCTGGACGGCGGCGCGCCGCAGGAGGAGGGCGGGGAGCTCCGCCCCCAGCTTTCTTCCCACCGTCGTGACCGATCTCCCGATCCGCGGCCGCATCCCCCGCTCCGGCTCGATCCCCGCAACGACCGGGGAGAGCGCCCGTGGGAAGGAGATCACGTCAAGCGAGGACGCGGGGGTGTGGAGGGTTCTCGCGATCGCGCAGGCATGCGCGATCGCCCCCGCGATCGCCGTCGGGTGGGTGTGCGTCAGGGAAACGAGGATTCCCGCCTCCAGCTTGAGCCTCCGGAAGTTCCCGGCGCGGAGCAGCGCGAGGGGGAGGACAAGGACGGCGGGCGCGCTCTCCGGCGTGTTTTCCCCGGCCTCGTGCCAGGGAAGCCCGCGCTCGAGGAGGTTGCGCGCGAACCCCGCGAGGCCCGGAGGGTCGTCCCGGCGGCCCGCGCGGGCGATCGCGTCGGCCGTCCTCTCGGGATCGAGGATTCCGTCCGGCAGCAGGGACCTGGTGACCGACAGCACGAGGGAGCCGTGCGGCGCCGCGGGCCGCCGGGCGGAGGCGGCGACCGGCAGGGCGTCCAGCTCTCCGAACAGCTCCTGGATGTCCCTCGGGGTCAGTCCCTGCGTTACGGCGCCGAGGGCCTCGCCGACCGCGGAGCCCAGGAGTGCGCCACGGAAGCGGTCCCGGTAATCGATTCCGTCCACGAATTCGAACGTCAGGGTTTCGCCGCGGGAGAGGAACGGGGGGATCCTGTTCTTCCGGACGAGGAACTGGTAGATCGCCTCGGGCTCCCCCGCGAACAGCAGCGGTTGCTCCGCCTGACGGCCGGCGCTCCGTCGGACCTTCTGCTCCGCGATTCGCGCCAGCGCCTCGACCATCTCCCAGAAATCCTCGTTGCCGGGAACCGGGATTCTCTGGAGAGAGGAGCGGAGGCGGGAAAGGATCTCTCCCGGCTCCTCCAGAGGCGTCGAGGACGGTTCGTTCTCCGGCCGTGAGCGCTCGGCGGGGTACGGCGCGCCCGGACCCTGGGAAGATTCCGGGTTTGGGACTGCCGTCTGCGCGGGGGAGGGAAGGGACGCGTCGGTGACCGCGGAAGAGATCGGAAGGTAATCCCCGTAGTGCATCCCGCAGATCTTCCGGACCTGGCTGGAAGAGAATTGCATCGATCCGAGAATCCGGAACAAGGTTTCCGGTCGGGGGATATGACCGGCGTAGACGACCTGCCGCAGGACCTCGTAACTCAGGCCAAGTCCCGGCCGATCGCCGTGGAACTTCCGGAGAGAGGGATACCCCAATGTTTTCAAGCGTTTCTTCAGCAGGATCGAGAGGATGGTCCCGGTTTGGGATTCCATGGCCGCCGTCCTCCCCTTCAGGATTTTATTATGACCCGATTCGGCAAGTGCCATTGTATGTCAGCAAGGAAAGTTGGAAAAGAGAAAAGGGGAGTTGCCGCACGGCAACTTCCCTTGTAATTCCAGGAACGGCCAGTAACAAGTTGCCGTTACAGTGAGTCCGCCACCAGTTCCGCGATGTCTTTCGCCTGCACCGAAT
Encoded proteins:
- a CDS encoding ADP-ribosylglycohydrolase family protein is translated as MESQTGTILSILLKKRLKTLGYPSLRKFHGDRPGLGLSYEVLRQVVYAGHIPRPETLFRILGSMQFSSSQVRKICGMHYGDYLPISSAVTDASLPSPAQTAVPNPESSQGPGAPYPAERSRPENEPSSTPLEEPGEILSRLRSSLQRIPVPGNEDFWEMVEALARIAEQKVRRSAGRQAEQPLLFAGEPEAIYQFLVRKNRIPPFLSRGETLTFEFVDGIDYRDRFRGALLGSAVGEALGAVTQGLTPRDIQELFGELDALPVAASARRPAAPHGSLVLSVTRSLLPDGILDPERTADAIARAGRRDDPPGLAGFARNLLERGLPWHEAGENTPESAPAVLVLPLALLRAGNFRRLKLEAGILVSLTHTHPTAIAGAIAHACAIARTLHTPASSLDVISFPRALSPVVAGIEPERGMRPRIGRSVTTVGRKLGAELPALLLRRAAVQEMQEALGNGTAAHEGIPFSLGCFLRSPGDFAEAVVPAVRHGGDARAIAAMAGALCGAYVGESGIPERFLAHLEGRRELGEAAEGLLALARRDG
- a CDS encoding tetratricopeptide repeat protein codes for the protein MKRTGILLRLALPLALAATLSFSGCKKKQPPPPAGEGEPIRLNAAADITNYKEILRKDPTNLQALIGIGNLYYDTNRDLLAIENYRKALAIDPTNTDVRTDMAVCYRRSGNPVLAVEELKKAISITPRHAQSRYNLGVILIQDMHDIEGGIKAWEALLENVPDYPYRDNLKAEIARMRSAEGAGRQEYK
- the folK gene encoding 2-amino-4-hydroxy-6-hydroxymethyldihydropteridine diphosphokinase, with the translated sequence MVGITRSVPHCRREAVLLLGSNQGRRVRRIRDAVDRLSRETELLAVSRMYASEPFGRSRQPWFLNLAVRAATGHSPWGLLALAKGLEREAGRRGAAHWGPRTLDVDILLLGDTVIDLPELVIPHAAMARRRFCLLPAAEVAPDAVVPMHGRTVAQLLDACEDPLEVIVL
- a CDS encoding acyl-CoA dehydrogenase family protein, coding for MGFDPTPEQEALREMTHKFAANEIRPRAAEWDRDAVFPLDLFRKAFDLGLMTGFIPEIHGGQGLTMLDTCILEEEISWGCSGVATSMNANALALGPILLAGTGEQKRAFVQPFATEFRFASFCMTEPGAGSDAGGIATTARRDGDGYVLNGRKCFITNGAHASQYTVFASTDRSRGHRGLSAFVVPRETPGVSTGKKEDKMGQRASETSDVLFEDVRVPEANRLGAEGEGFKIAMRTIDYARAGVAAMAVGVARAAYEHAAEYGRQRVQFGQPIAMNQAIHFLLADMATDIEAARLLTWKAAWLADQGRRNTKESSFAKAFAADLAMRVATDAVQIFGGYGYMRDYPVEKLMRDAKLLQIYEGTSQIQRMVIAKETLMR
- a CDS encoding fumarylacetoacetate hydrolase family protein encodes the protein MRIARFETGGGPRYGVIDPGNGIIREIAGEPFGPVEATGVARRLEEVRLLAPVAPGKIVAVGLNYRDHAREMGKTIPEEPLLFLKAPSALNDPGGEIVYPPQSRRVDYEAELAVVIGRVSKNVREKDAAAHILGYTCINDVTARDLQAKDVQYTRAKGFDTFAPLGPWIVTDFDPAEAPVRCLVNGEVRQNGNTREMGASVFRLVEFISSVMTLFPGDVIATGTPPGVGSLHVGDVVTVEVGGIGVLVNRVVAPGE
- the dapB gene encoding 4-hydroxy-tetrahydrodipicolinate reductase, encoding MSGVVVCGAMGRMGRAVLGILKEGAHGFTLAGAVEAAGHPLLSRDAFEAAGAGRAGVPVTDDFAKAVAAADVAIDFTGPDTSARNAGMAAAAGKPIVIGSTGLGPAHMERIRNAAAKVAIVQSPNMSVGVNLMFKVAADVARVLGEEYDVEIVETHHRFKKDAPSGTAVRLADAVAAALGRTMEESGVYGRRGMVGERPRKEIGVFAVRAGDVVGDHTLIFGGIGERFEITHRAHSRDTFARGAVRAAAWILGKPPGLYDMADVLGAGK
- a CDS encoding TetR family transcriptional regulator yields the protein MREGGAMGRGGPNSGGEKRDRILRAAVKIFSRKGFFNSRVSEIARAAEVADGTIYLYFRNKDDLLISLFEEKMGEVVEDVRRRIAAGGNAIGKLRIFIENHMDLLEREAGLVEVLQVELRQSTKFLKDYTPVKFFEYLEVISDILEEGKRQGDLRPDLNVSIARRAIFGALDELSLTYILSRKPKYHPTVTAAELCRLLLEGLCVPGAAAGEG
- a CDS encoding IclR family transcriptional regulator, which translates into the protein MVRRDKSNYIIQSVAHALDVLEEFRNETEELGVTELSKKLKLHKNNVFRILATLQSRNYIEQNRANDNYRLGIKCLELGQTFIHQRGLLKQARPILQELAETTEETSYISILRGSEVVYLDSVETSSTVRVISRVGLHMPIHATAAGKAMVSHDSDEELRKLFSGELPSFTKATRTDCDDLLKEIALVRERGYATDLEEFEVGLRCIGAPVRDYTRKVVGAISVSGPAHRLTDDRIATVVGPELARAGKALSARLGFRE